In one Arachis duranensis cultivar V14167 chromosome 9, aradu.V14167.gnm2.J7QH, whole genome shotgun sequence genomic region, the following are encoded:
- the LOC107465381 gene encoding disease resistance protein RPV1-like — protein sequence MLFYYYFKPDSNGLSSNLWKHDVFISCRGKDTLTGFTSHLVKALNQKHIKTFIGDELHKGDCISDSLTRAIDNSSISIAILSENVVTSSWCVDELLKIMECGRKVIPVFYGVDPSDVRKQLVSFNEKFKSHLQSNINNLLKWMDALAKVADLEGWDSSSCRDDFELVEKIVKDVLRKLNNPCLPKDIKGVVGINKNLEKLELLLSSVPDEQTGIIGICGMAGVGKTTVVKKLFEKHSYRYEGSCFLEGVLERLEKYGQEIDELCNQLHSKLLEGKDFPNSMADTNSAKCCLCRQRSFIVLDDVGSSKQLEYLVGDLQCYGAGSRIIVITRNKSVLEKRVEKIYKMEVLDFQDSLTLFSLNAFNQNYPKTGYQELSWKAVTYCKGVPLNLKVLGSFLHSKSETEWDSALQKLEKNPNASIQNVLRLSYDGSDYQQNHIVLDIATFFKGEQKEQRIDVLISSLLDEALLAIYEHFELLQDLNKKWGGESLVRNLSRILKIIAICGVLVIIVMFWKTARYRT from the exons ATGTTATTTTACTATTACT ttaagcCAGACTCTAATGGGCTATCTTCGAATCTTTGGAAGCATGATGTGTTTATCAGCTGTAGAGGGAAGGACACTCTTACCGGATTCACTTCCCATCTTGTCAAAGCTCTGAAtcaaaaacatataaaaacctTCATTGGTGATGAGCTTCACAAAGGGGATTGCATCTCGGATTCTCTTACAAGAGCTATTGACAATTCGTCTATATCTATTGCGATCTTGTCAGAGAATGTTGTTACCTCAAGTTGGTGCGTCGATGAGTTATTGAAAATAATGGAGTGCGGGAGGAAAGTTATACCTGTGTTTTATGGTGTGGATCCATCTGATGTACGAAAGCAGCTAGTGAGTTTCAATGAAAAATTCAAGTCTCACTTGCAGAGTAACATTAACAATCTTCTGAAATGGATGGATGCTCTCGCCAAAGTTGCAGATTTAGAAGGCTGGGATTCCAGCTCTTGTAG GGACGACTTTGAACTTGTTGAAAAGATTGTCAAGGATGTTTTGCGAAAGCTGAATAATCCTTGCCTGCCTAAGGATATCAAGGGTGTAGTTGGTATTaataaaaatcttgaaaagTTAGAATTGTTATTAAGTTCGGTTCCTGATGAACAAACGGGAATAATTGGGATTTGTGGGATGGCAGGAGTAGGCAAGACGACTGTAGTGAAGAAATTATTTGAGAAACATTCTTATCGGTATGAAGGTTCCTGTTTCTTAGAAGGTGTTCTGGAAAGATTGGAAAAGTATGGGCAGGAGATAGATGAGTTGTGTAATCAACTTCACTCCAAGTTGTTAGAAGGAAAAGACTTCCCAAATAGCATGGCAGATACAAATTCTGCAAAGTGCTGTCTCTGCAGACAAAGAAGTTTCATAGTTCTTGATGATGTGGGTAGTTCAAAGCAATTAGAATACCTAGTTGGAGACCTTCAATGCTATGGTGCAGGAAGTAGAATAATTGTAATTACAAGGAACAAGAGTGTGCTGgaaaaaagagttgaaaaaatttataagatgGAGGTGTTAGATTTTCAAGATTCCCTTACTCTGTTTAGCTTGAATGCATTCAATCAAAATTATCCAAAAACGGGATACCAAGAGCTATCATGGAAAGCAGTTACCTATTGCAAAGGTGTCCcgttaaatttaaaagtattggGTTCTTTTCTTCATTCCAAGAGTGAAACTGAATGGGATAGTGCGCTGCAAAAACTCGAGAAGAATCCTAATGCATCAATTCAAAATGTGTTAAGATTGAGTTATGATGGGTCAGATTATCAGCAGAATCACATTGTTTTAGACATTGCAACATTTTTTAAGGGAGAGCAAAAAGAACAGAGAATTGATGTATTAATAAGTTCCCTTCTTGATGAGGCTCTATTAGCTATATATGAACATTTTGAGTTGTTGCAGGATTTGAACAAGAAATGGGGAGGGGAATCATTAGTCAGAAATCTATCAAGAATCCTGAAAATCATAGCCATTTGTGGGGTTTTGGTGATAATTGTGATGTTTTGGAAAACAGCAAGGTATCGGACATAA